One genomic window of Magnolia sinica isolate HGM2019 chromosome 3, MsV1, whole genome shotgun sequence includes the following:
- the LOC131238959 gene encoding arabinogalactan protein 1-like, whose amino-acid sequence MPSRRDACGHGSHGRGTRGRGTHDTRSTRAHPTPPIVDPSLDPISEVIILPPIPPIPLPEPTVLVTEAPSPSAAPVPPLETHQPTTIPVPDQIDLPGASAISREFKQHDPPRFRGELDPSAAEA is encoded by the exons ATGCCGTCTAGGCGTGATGCCTGTGGCCATGGTTCCCACGGTCGAGGTACGAGAGGTAGAGGCACTCATGATACTCGGTCGACCCGAGCACACCCTACTCCACCCATCGTGGACCCTAGTCTTGATCCTATCTCTGAGGTCATAATTCTGCCCCCTATACCGCCTATTCCTCTGCCCGAGCCTACTGTTCTGGTTACAGAGGCTCCATCTCCTTCAGCCGCACCCGTGCCTCCACTTGAG ACTCATCAGCCTACAACCATCCCAGTTCCCGATCAGATCGATTTGCCAGGCGCTAGCGCTATTTCTAGAGAGTTTAAGCAGCATGACCCTCCGAGATTTAGGGGTGAGCTTGACCCTTCTGCCGCTGAGGCTTGA